Proteins found in one Fibrobacter succinogenes genomic segment:
- the eno gene encoding phosphopyruvate hydratase, whose protein sequence is MAKIEKVWARQILDSRGNPSLEVDVTLDDGSVGHAAVPSGASTGEREACELRDGDKKTYLGKGTLTAVKNVNTKIAKKIIGMDAADQTAVDDAMIELDGNRMLKNTLGANAILGVSMAVCVAAAKSAGLPLYQYIAKLHGTEKLTLPCPMCNVINGGAHSSAPIDFQEFMIAPVGAKTFSKGLQMVTEIFHALKAVLKKGGFDTTVGDEGGFAPGVAIKPAKNKFGYEIKDVMTLEKALAALKTATENAGYVFGKDIKIALDVASSEFCDKDTEKEGSKAVTYTFKKSTKKTLKSAEMVKLYEKLIDKYSIFSIEDGLDEADWAGWKVLTDKLGGKINLVGDDLFVTNPTIFDEGIKAGIANAILIKVNQVGSVSETLAAIKRAQVEGYAPIVSHRSGETEDTFIADLAVGTAAGQIKTGSLSRTDRVCKYNRLLRIEEELGKAAVYAGDPRKGAKAPAKKAPCKKGCKKA, encoded by the coding sequence ATGGCTAAAATCGAAAAAGTTTGGGCTCGTCAGATCCTGGATTCCCGTGGCAATCCGTCTCTCGAAGTTGATGTCACTCTTGACGACGGTTCCGTTGGTCATGCTGCTGTTCCGAGCGGCGCTTCCACCGGTGAACGCGAAGCTTGCGAACTCCGCGACGGCGACAAGAAGACCTATCTCGGCAAGGGCACGCTCACTGCCGTGAAGAACGTCAACACCAAGATTGCCAAGAAGATCATCGGTATGGATGCCGCTGACCAGACTGCAGTTGACGATGCTATGATCGAACTCGATGGCAACCGCATGCTCAAGAACACCCTCGGCGCAAACGCTATCCTCGGCGTTTCCATGGCTGTCTGCGTTGCTGCTGCTAAGTCCGCTGGCCTTCCGCTTTATCAGTACATCGCCAAGCTCCATGGCACTGAAAAGCTCACCCTCCCGTGCCCGATGTGCAACGTGATCAACGGTGGTGCTCACTCTTCCGCTCCGATCGACTTCCAGGAATTCATGATCGCTCCGGTTGGCGCTAAGACTTTCTCCAAGGGTCTCCAGATGGTGACCGAAATCTTCCACGCTCTTAAGGCTGTCCTCAAGAAGGGTGGTTTCGATACGACCGTCGGTGACGAAGGTGGCTTTGCTCCGGGCGTTGCTATCAAGCCGGCTAAGAACAAGTTCGGTTACGAAATCAAGGACGTGATGACCCTCGAAAAGGCTCTCGCTGCTTTGAAGACCGCTACTGAAAACGCTGGTTACGTTTTCGGCAAGGACATCAAGATCGCTCTTGACGTTGCTTCTTCCGAATTCTGCGACAAGGATACTGAAAAGGAAGGCTCCAAGGCTGTTACTTACACGTTCAAGAAGAGCACCAAGAAGACCCTCAAGTCTGCTGAAATGGTCAAGCTCTATGAAAAGCTCATTGACAAGTATTCCATCTTCTCCATCGAAGACGGTCTCGATGAAGCAGACTGGGCAGGTTGGAAGGTTCTTACCGACAAGCTCGGTGGCAAGATCAACCTCGTTGGTGACGACCTGTTCGTTACGAACCCGACCATCTTCGACGAAGGCATCAAGGCTGGCATCGCTAACGCTATCCTCATCAAGGTGAACCAGGTCGGTTCTGTTTCTGAAACCCTCGCTGCTATCAAGCGCGCTCAGGTCGAAGGCTATGCTCCGATCGTTTCTCACCGTTCTGGCGAAACCGAAGACACCTTCATTGCTGACCTCGCTGTCGGTACTGCCGCTGGCCAGATCAAGACTGGTTCCCTCTCTCGTACGGACCGCGTCTGCAAGTACAACCGCTTGCTCCGCATCGAAGAAGAACTCGGCAAGGCTGCTGTCTATGCTGGCGATCCGCGCAAGGGTGCCAAGGCTCCGGCTAAGAAAGCTCCGTGCAAGAAGGGCTGCAAGAAGGCCTAA
- a CDS encoding ribose-phosphate pyrophosphokinase translates to MSDRFIVTGNFTDDPFAIDMAQYIGLREDISDVVSLKTFANSEFCPRYMLDVDDMEHIGRRLEGKIVLICSVSNHERSRNDYAMRNCILARAAKDNGAEQVVLVEPDLFYSAQDRGPHRIGELEKDRPDIDLKKFDGQAFTSLLYAQLLKTAGVDAVVTCHNHSIKVQNLFNDVFEGHFHNLIPTDVYAHYIKNSNFVQTGKDGNNLVIVSPDKGARPFMNAVYDALQLPECKRVVMDKVRTGEREISMTFNPELSDISIEEIEGKDVIVFDDMVRTGTTIVQCCEHIKKGHPNRVCFGVTHFHTSAEAREKLNSHAIDEILTTSTLPDIMNRDCQGRLRKKLTVLKLGKWIARHVMQMYGMDDGRFEKDFYKIDMSSKNPRWPPAFF, encoded by the coding sequence ATGTCAGATCGTTTTATCGTGACCGGCAACTTTACCGATGATCCGTTTGCCATCGACATGGCTCAGTACATCGGCCTCCGTGAAGATATCTCCGACGTAGTCTCCCTGAAGACTTTCGCCAACTCCGAATTCTGCCCCCGCTACATGCTGGATGTGGACGATATGGAACATATCGGCCGCCGCTTGGAAGGCAAGATTGTCTTGATTTGCTCGGTTTCGAACCACGAACGCAGCCGTAACGACTACGCCATGCGCAACTGCATCCTCGCTCGCGCCGCCAAGGATAACGGTGCCGAACAGGTCGTTCTCGTGGAACCGGATTTGTTCTATAGCGCCCAGGACCGCGGTCCGCACCGCATTGGCGAACTCGAAAAAGATCGCCCGGATATCGACCTCAAGAAGTTTGACGGTCAGGCATTTACAAGCCTCCTCTACGCTCAGCTTTTGAAGACAGCCGGCGTTGATGCCGTTGTGACTTGCCACAACCACAGCATCAAGGTGCAGAACCTTTTCAACGATGTTTTCGAAGGTCACTTCCACAACTTGATTCCGACCGACGTCTATGCCCACTACATCAAGAACAGCAACTTTGTTCAAACCGGTAAGGATGGCAACAACCTCGTGATCGTTTCTCCGGACAAGGGCGCACGTCCGTTCATGAACGCCGTGTACGATGCTCTCCAGCTCCCGGAATGCAAGCGCGTTGTTATGGACAAGGTTCGTACGGGTGAACGCGAAATTTCTATGACTTTCAACCCGGAACTTTCCGACATTAGCATCGAAGAAATTGAAGGTAAGGACGTGATCGTATTCGACGACATGGTCCGTACCGGTACAACGATTGTGCAGTGCTGCGAACACATCAAGAAGGGCCACCCGAACCGCGTATGCTTCGGCGTGACGCACTTCCACACCAGTGCTGAAGCTCGCGAAAAGCTCAACAGCCACGCCATCGACGAAATTCTCACGACCTCCACGCTTCCGGATATCATGAACCGTGACTGCCAGGGTCGCCTCCGCAAGAAGCTCACTGTGCTCAAGCTCGGCAAGTGGATTGCTCGCCACGTGATGCAGATGTACGGCATGGACGACGGACGTTTCGAGAAGGACTTCTACAAGATCGATATGTCCTCCAAGAACCCGCGTTGGCCGCCTGCATTCTTCTAG
- a CDS encoding ATP-binding protein, producing the protein MRIEEILAMEESQTFDRKSVNIAPRDFSNHVCAFANADGGIIVVGFSDKTRRIDGVDHHKREVNELLRVPMDFCMPTVPFAHEFVECVDYKGRANHVLVFHIDASPFVHENQAHDAYLRIGDKSKILSYDDRMTLSFDKDLRSFEDVLVPESGYDDVDEAYLKEYLKLIGYSKSPHEYLLHNNNFAKVKEGVVHLSVAAILLFGKNPQLFFPRARVRFIRYEGIEEKFGAEMNVVKDVTFEGRILEQVQKAVAYIQTQIKERTYLTKGGIFTTEQEYPEFVRTELVVNAVTHRDYSIRGTEIQIKMFDDHLVVESPGNLPSQVKIEAIRNAHFARNSHIAEYLKDYKYVKDFGEGVDRMCREMEAQGLPKPEYRQDAFILKAIVKNSGFGSKNLGIGDKNLGIDGENLGIARLKSEILDAKLNASVRDKILQLVNEIQINQVFGAGDIVDILKCAPATATNLIKRMKTLNIVEPVVGAGKGKYVLRRAK; encoded by the coding sequence ATGCGTATAGAAGAAATCCTTGCAATGGAAGAATCTCAGACTTTTGACCGCAAGAGCGTTAATATTGCTCCGCGCGATTTTTCGAACCATGTCTGTGCGTTCGCCAATGCTGATGGCGGGATTATCGTTGTAGGGTTTTCAGACAAGACTCGTAGAATAGATGGGGTCGATCATCACAAACGCGAAGTAAATGAGCTGCTGCGAGTCCCGATGGATTTCTGTATGCCGACAGTCCCTTTCGCTCACGAATTTGTTGAGTGTGTTGATTATAAGGGGCGCGCGAACCATGTGTTGGTATTCCATATTGATGCAAGTCCGTTTGTTCACGAAAATCAGGCCCATGATGCTTATTTGCGAATTGGCGACAAGTCTAAGATTTTGTCTTACGATGACCGTATGACTCTCAGTTTCGACAAGGACTTGCGTTCGTTTGAAGATGTTCTTGTTCCGGAATCCGGTTATGATGATGTCGATGAGGCTTATCTCAAAGAATATTTGAAGTTAATTGGCTATTCTAAGTCTCCGCATGAGTATTTGTTGCATAATAATAACTTTGCTAAAGTAAAAGAGGGCGTTGTTCATTTGAGTGTTGCCGCAATACTTCTTTTTGGCAAAAATCCGCAGTTATTCTTCCCGCGTGCAAGAGTGCGTTTCATTCGTTATGAGGGAATCGAGGAAAAATTCGGTGCGGAAATGAATGTTGTTAAGGACGTAACATTTGAGGGGCGGATTCTTGAACAGGTTCAGAAGGCTGTCGCCTATATCCAGACGCAGATTAAGGAACGGACTTATCTGACTAAGGGAGGAATCTTCACGACGGAGCAGGAGTATCCTGAATTTGTCCGTACTGAACTTGTTGTCAATGCTGTGACCCATAGAGATTATTCCATTCGGGGGACGGAAATCCAGATAAAAATGTTCGATGACCATCTTGTTGTCGAGTCTCCGGGGAACCTTCCGAGCCAAGTGAAGATAGAAGCGATCAGAAACGCTCATTTTGCCCGTAATTCGCATATTGCGGAATACCTGAAGGACTACAAGTATGTGAAGGATTTTGGGGAAGGTGTTGATCGCATGTGTCGGGAAATGGAAGCGCAGGGATTGCCGAAACCAGAATATCGGCAGGATGCTTTCATTTTGAAGGCTATCGTTAAAAATTCGGGATTTGGGTCGAAAAACTTAGGGATTGGTGACAAAAACTTAGGGATTGATGGTGAAAACTTAGGGATTGCTCGGCTCAAGTCTGAGATCTTAGATGCTAAGTTGAATGCCTCGGTAAGGGATAAAATATTGCAACTTGTGAACGAAATCCAAATAAATCAAGTTTTTGGTGCTGGCGATATTGTGGATATCTTAAAGTGTGCTCCGGCTACTGCGACCAATCTTATAAAGCGGATGAAAACGCTAAATATAGTGGAACCTGTTGTGGGCGCAGGCAAGGGAAAATACGTATTGCGCCGTGCTAAGTAG
- a CDS encoding ATP-binding protein, translated as MKPFKRKIYKKLLDWKAKSNGDTALLIEGARRIGKSTIVEEFGKNEYESYLLVDFTIASATVKEAFQNHLNDLDTFWMLLSSVYHKTLHRRKSLVIFDEIQKFPKAREAVKYLVKDGRYDIIETGSLISIKENVKDINLPSEEHSVKMFPMDFEEFCLALGEAPLIDYSKKCFDSKIPLENNLHKKATLLFRQYMLVGGMPKAVAQFIQNDRNFSAADVEKRKILETYRNDIAKIGREYRSKVQSIFDQIPSFLSQHEKRVRLRGVEGSVGESYEDTFFWLADSMIANECFNTTDPNIGLSLNEKRAYIKCYMGDTGLLISHTFDENQLADEDLYLKILQGKLSLNEGMFFENVVAQMLSCNGHKLYYYNHYNAEKKRNDIEIDFLIGTGNKLRRKIIPIEVKSSRNYTTTSLEKFIEKFSGRIDHSVVVHPGNLKIQNGITYIPAYMAMYL; from the coding sequence ATGAAGCCATTTAAGCGAAAAATCTACAAGAAACTCTTAGACTGGAAGGCTAAATCCAATGGCGATACAGCTCTTTTGATAGAGGGGGCTAGACGCATCGGCAAATCCACTATCGTCGAAGAATTTGGGAAAAATGAATACGAGAGCTACCTTCTGGTAGATTTTACGATTGCCAGCGCTACCGTCAAGGAGGCCTTCCAGAACCATCTGAACGATTTGGATACATTTTGGATGCTCCTTTCGTCTGTTTACCATAAGACTTTGCATCGCCGAAAATCGCTTGTCATCTTTGACGAGATTCAAAAGTTCCCCAAAGCAAGGGAAGCGGTCAAGTATTTGGTCAAGGACGGGCGTTACGATATCATTGAAACGGGGTCACTGATTTCAATCAAGGAAAACGTGAAAGACATCAATCTCCCGTCGGAAGAGCATTCCGTAAAGATGTTCCCTATGGATTTTGAGGAATTTTGCCTTGCTTTGGGTGAAGCTCCGCTTATTGACTATTCAAAAAAATGTTTCGATTCCAAGATTCCGTTAGAGAATAATCTACACAAGAAAGCGACGCTTTTGTTCCGCCAGTACATGCTTGTGGGCGGAATGCCAAAAGCTGTTGCGCAGTTTATACAAAATGACAGAAATTTTTCTGCTGCCGATGTTGAGAAAAGAAAAATCCTTGAGACCTACAGAAACGACATTGCAAAAATAGGTCGCGAATACCGTTCAAAGGTACAGTCCATTTTCGACCAGATTCCGTCGTTCCTTTCGCAACATGAAAAACGGGTCCGTCTAAGGGGTGTTGAAGGTAGCGTGGGTGAATCTTATGAAGACACGTTCTTTTGGCTCGCGGATTCGATGATTGCCAACGAGTGCTTCAATACGACAGACCCAAACATAGGACTTTCGTTAAACGAGAAAAGGGCATATATCAAGTGCTATATGGGCGATACGGGACTTTTGATTAGCCATACGTTTGATGAAAATCAGCTTGCCGATGAAGATCTTTATCTAAAAATTCTACAGGGAAAACTTTCTTTAAATGAGGGAATGTTTTTCGAGAATGTTGTGGCTCAAATGCTGTCGTGCAATGGACATAAACTTTACTATTACAATCATTACAACGCAGAAAAGAAGCGCAATGACATTGAGATTGACTTTTTGATAGGAACAGGAAACAAACTTCGCCGAAAGATAATTCCCATCGAAGTCAAGTCCAGCCGGAATTATACGACAACTTCTTTAGAAAAGTTTATCGAAAAATTCTCTGGGCGAATTGACCATAGTGTCGTAGTACATCCAGGAAACCTGAAAATACAGAACGGAATCACCTACATTCCTGCCTATATGGCTATGTACTTGTAG
- a CDS encoding GntR family transcriptional regulator, whose product MTIEDFCKWIESSNFKDGERLPSVREVAASSGASTFTVFRAYKKLAFQGKIYAEHGNGYFWGAKPKIEVSAHECETERVERLLLEDWKSGKISVNRPLPSIKDMCQSYATTLGTMRRTLESLHAKGTLERKGQGRYYFVDARLAVSKTKEILLIMRCNPNGDFNCLGERELSFMRKVYVEAHRNNLSVKALGYFEDEGAFLDASGNRIKLEDCRGCFGAAVSTMLVFNINKLFAKLATTRFPVAVWWEHPLYDIPRALKKEKRFAFFNLAFGEFPGRIVGRFLKKKGMTRIAFVSPYHMSMWSRDRLKGLKNVGLEVLEATDASHASPYDFMQEPRAHARYRQILMTLVKKIPPVDAWVVSNDRVGVELISLANQGKILHPPYMVSFDNSTDSYRNRLDSFEFNVETLAEQSVFHLVSPGITLYKIGDFRELSGHVVEK is encoded by the coding sequence ATGACAATCGAAGATTTTTGCAAGTGGATTGAATCGTCTAATTTCAAGGATGGGGAGCGGCTCCCGTCTGTGCGCGAGGTGGCTGCGTCTTCGGGGGCTTCGACGTTCACCGTTTTCCGTGCATACAAGAAACTGGCCTTTCAGGGGAAGATTTATGCAGAACACGGCAACGGCTACTTTTGGGGGGCGAAACCTAAAATCGAGGTATCCGCGCACGAGTGTGAAACGGAACGCGTAGAGCGATTGCTGCTGGAGGACTGGAAGTCGGGAAAGATTTCGGTTAATCGCCCGCTCCCGTCAATCAAGGACATGTGTCAGTCTTATGCGACGACATTAGGAACCATGCGGCGTACACTGGAATCATTGCATGCAAAGGGAACTTTGGAACGCAAGGGGCAAGGTCGTTATTATTTTGTCGATGCCCGGTTGGCGGTTTCTAAGACAAAAGAAATTCTCCTAATTATGCGCTGTAACCCTAACGGGGATTTTAATTGCCTTGGTGAACGCGAACTTTCGTTTATGCGAAAAGTGTATGTGGAGGCACATCGCAATAACTTAAGCGTCAAGGCGCTAGGCTATTTCGAGGATGAAGGCGCATTCCTAGACGCTAGTGGTAACCGCATCAAGTTGGAGGATTGCCGAGGCTGCTTTGGTGCTGCTGTCTCGACGATGCTCGTGTTCAATATCAATAAGTTATTTGCAAAGCTTGCAACGACGCGTTTCCCTGTGGCTGTGTGGTGGGAACATCCGCTGTACGACATTCCGCGTGCGCTGAAAAAAGAAAAGCGATTTGCATTTTTTAATCTCGCTTTTGGTGAATTTCCGGGGCGCATTGTCGGGCGCTTTTTGAAGAAAAAAGGCATGACGCGAATTGCCTTTGTTTCGCCTTACCACATGAGCATGTGGTCGAGGGATCGCTTGAAAGGTCTTAAGAATGTGGGGCTTGAGGTGCTCGAAGCGACCGATGCATCGCATGCGAGCCCTTATGACTTTATGCAGGAACCGCGTGCACACGCACGCTATAGACAAATTTTAATGACGCTCGTGAAAAAAATCCCGCCTGTGGATGCGTGGGTTGTTTCTAACGACAGGGTCGGAGTCGAGCTTATTTCGCTTGCGAACCAGGGCAAGATTTTGCACCCGCCTTACATGGTTTCGTTCGACAATTCTACGGACAGCTACCGCAACCGCCTGGATTCTTTCGAGTTCAACGTGGAAACGCTTGCAGAACAGTCTGTATTTCACTTGGTTTCGCCTGGAATTACCTTGTATAAAATAGGCGATTTCCGAGAACTCTCGGGGCATGTTGTAGAGAAATAA